From Dreissena polymorpha isolate Duluth1 chromosome 15, UMN_Dpol_1.0, whole genome shotgun sequence, a single genomic window includes:
- the LOC127860601 gene encoding fibropellin-1-like isoform X5, giving the protein MRMISIKIIPFLLFLRAVHGGFWGSICMPNPCKNGAWCRNDVWGKICICTPGWQGINCDQDINECLEQTCKNGASCSNSPGAYSCTCKPGWQGQNCDQGDVKVSMQGATLSTNGLIWADWVPNLAIDGRTGQPDECGCCSAMKRPTWLQLSLPQTYFVKWVILYGRTDQVRHQLRNIVMLGGYDEHHMVEQQATSFSDTIRTYEISPPQAMQAIRVIGNGIDYMTICEIEVYRQKDCVNGKYGPNCENRCNCREGPCYTINGTCGSGCQDGWRGAACNETCDNGLYGRDCLTKCGYCLNNAYCNKTSGVCPVGCAAGYTGSLCKDDINKCSALPCKNGAICTNLVNAYLCECTPGWQGMNCDQDINECLTAPCKNGATCSNLQNAYSCTCKPGWQGMNCDQDINECLTAPCKNGAWCSNLQNAYSCTCVPGWQGKNCDQDINECSPLPCKNGAWCSNLQNAYSCTCTPGWQGMNCDQDINECLTAPCKNGAWCSNLQNAYSCTCTPGWQGKNCDQDINECAPLPCKNGATCSNLQNAYSCTCTPGWQGQNCDQDINECLTAPCKNGAWCSNLPNAYSCTCTPGWQGKNCDQDINECSPLPCKNGAWCSNLQNAYSCTCTPGWQGMNCDQDINECLTAPCKNGATCSNLQNAYSCTCKPGWQGKNCDQDINECSPLPCKNGAWCSNLQNAYSCTCTPGWQGMNCDQDINECLTAPCKNGAMCSNLQNAYSCTCVPGWQGKNCDQDINECSPLPCKNGATCSNLQNAYLCTCKPGWQGKNCDQDIDECAPAPCENGATCTNLQDAYSCMCAPGWQGKHCDQDVNECASAPCKNGATCRDLTNEYTCDCVTGWTGYNCQEDIDECALETCKNEATCANFPGFFECTCTPGWHGTRCDVDIDECATNNQPCKNGATCSNLHNAYSCTCPSGWFGKNCNQSINCVANGTISMQKPNFAASVFAYNSKGKCVAGFSDYDQNVALIAGCEKNLYVYVTFSNFVFDGVDLLGGENVETHVVNCKEIPEEGVVRNTLVYYNSSLVIHDKAEYPYVDIRSAIYTNSMETVKAVTMGIGQPVVLTIYTTMNYFLKPEACWAYGGQAVNESAPKSKLIEQGCSLDTNLCLNFGWQSPKNGTKVNMVLKGFKFYGSEFITIVCSMRMCLMDHPDNCVISCSNRKPRAENAMSELQTERLMSVTTSIKVVDKYQEWNALAGVSKKEARYMWNFLTCLGLLLIE; this is encoded by the exons ATCATCCCTTTCCTGTTGTTTTTGAGAGCAGTACATGGAGGATTTTGGGGCA GTATATGCATGCCAAATCCATGTAAAAACGGTGCATGGTGTAGGAATGATGTTTGGGGgaaaatatgtatatgtacacCGGGCTGGCAGGGAATAAATTGTGATCAGG ATATCAACGAGTGCTTGGAACAAACTTGTAAGAATGGCGCCAGTTGCAGTAATTCTCCTGGTGCGTATTCGTGCACGTGTAAACCAGGCTGGCAGGGACAAAACTGTGATCAGG GTGATGTCAAAGTTTCAATGCAAGGAGCTACACTTTCGACAAACGGATTAATATGGGCTGATTGGGTTCCCAACCTAGCCATCGATGGAAGAACTGGTCAACCTGACGAATGTGGATGTTGTTCCGCCATGAAAAGGCCGACCTGGCTTCAATTAAGTCTACcacaaacatattttgtgaaGTGGGTTATACTTTATGGGCGTACAGACCAAG TTAGACATCAGCTAAGGAATATTGTAATGCTTGGTGGTTATGACGAGCATCACATGGTCGAACAACAGGCCACTAGTTTTTCTGATACCATACGAACCTATGAGATAAGTCCGCCACAGGCTATGCAAGCAATACGCGTGATTGGCAATGGAATAGACTATATGACAATATGCGAAATAGAAGTTTACCGACAAAAAG ATTGCGTGAATGGAAAATATGGCCCTAATTGTGAAAACAGATGTAATTGTCGGGAAGGACCTTGTTACACGATAAATGGTACCTGTGGGTCAGGATGTCAGGATGGCTGGAGAGGAGCCGCATGCAACGAaa CCTGCGACAACGGATTGTACGGCCGAGACTGTCTGACGAAATGTGGTTATTGTCTGAACAACGCTTACTGTAATAAGACATCCGGTGTATGTCCAGTTGGATGTGCTGCAGGATATACTGGTTCTCTCTGCAAAGACG ATATCAACAAATGCTCGGCACTCCCTTGTAAGAATGGCGCCATTTGCACCAATCTTGTGAACGCGTATTTATGCGAGTGTACACCAGGCTGGCAAGGGATGAACTGTGATCAGG ATATCAATGAATGCCTAACTGCTCCGTGTAAAAATGGAGCCACGTGCAGCAATCTCCAGAACGCGTATTCATGCACGTGTAAACCAGGCTGGCAGGGAATGAACTGTGATCAGG ATATCAATGAATGCCTAACTGCTCCGTGTAAAAATGGAGCCTGGTGCAGCAATCTTCAGAACGCGTATTCATGCACGTGTGTGCCAG GCTGGCAGGGGAAGAACTGTGATCAGG atatcaacgaatgctCGCCACTCCCTTGTAAGAATGGAGCCTGGTGCAGCAATCTTCAGAACGCGTATTCATGCACGTGTACTCCAGGCTGGCAGGGAATGAACTGTGATCAGG ATATCAATGAATGTCTAACTGCTCCGTGTAAAAATGGAGCCTGGTGCAGCAATCTTCAGAACGCGTATTCATGCACGTGTACTCCAGGCTGGCAGGGAAAGAACTGTGATCAGG atatcaacgaatgcgcGCCACTCCCTTGTAAGAATGGCGCCACTTGCAGCAATCTTCAGAACGCGTATTCGTGCACGTGTACACCAGGTTGGCAAGGACAGAACTGTGATCAAG ATATCAATGAATGCCTAACTGCTCCGTGTAAAAATGGAGCCTGGTGCAGCAATCTTCCGAACGCGTATTCATGCACGTGTACTCCAGGCTGGCAGGGAAAGAACTGTGATCAGG atatcaacgaatgctCGCCACTCCCCTGTAAGAATGGAGCCTGGTGCAGCAATCTTCAGAACGCGTATTCATGCACGTGTACACCAGGCTGGCAGGGAATGAACTGTGATCAGG ATATCAATGAATGTCTAACTGCTCCGTGTAAAAATGGAGCCACGTGCAGCAATCTTCAGAACGCGTATTCATGCACATGTAAACCAGGCTGGCAGGGAAAGAACTGTGATCAGG atatcaacgaatgctCGCCACTCCCCTGTAAGAATGGAGCCTGGTGCAGCAATCTTCAGAACGCGTATTCATGCACGTGTACACCAGGCTGGCAGGGAATGAACTGTGATCAGG ATATCAATGAATGTCTAACTGCTCCGTGTAAAAATGGAGCCATGTGCAGCAATCTTCAGAACGCGTATTCATGCACATGTGTGCCAGGCTGGCAGGGAAAGAACTGTGATCAGG atatcaacgaatgctCGCCACTCCCCTGTAAGAATGGTGCCACTTGCAGCAATCTTCAGAACGCGTATTTATGCACGTGTAAACCAGGCTGGCAGGGGAAGAACTGTGATCAGG ATATCGATGAATGCGCACCAGCTCCTTGTGAAAACGGCGCCACGTGCACAAATCTGCAGGACGCGTACTCGTGCATGTGCGCACCTGGCTGGCAAGGAAAACATTGTGATCAGG ACGTGAACGAGTGCGCATCGGCCCCATGCAAAAATGGCGCCACGTGCAGGGATCTTACGAACGAGTACACATGTGACTGTGTGACAGGATGGACCGGATATAACTGCCAGGAAG ATATCGACGAGTGTGCATTGGAAACCTGCAAGAATGAGGCCACGTGCGCAAATTTTCCCGGATTTTTTGAATGCACTTGCACACCGGGTTGGCATGGGACACGATGTGATGTCG ATATCGATGAGTGTGCGACAAACAATCAACCATGTAAAAACGGCGCCACATGCAGCAATCTTCATAATGCATACTCATGTACCTGCCCCTCCGGTTGGTTTGGAAAGAACTGTAATCAAA GTATAAACTGTGTCGCAAACGGCACAATAAGCATGCAGAAACCCAACTTTGCGGCAAGTGTGTTCGCCTACAACAGCAAGGGCAAGTGTGTCGCTGGGTTTTCCGACTACGACCAGAATGTCGCATTGATCGCCGGATGTGAAAAG AATCTCTACGTGTATGTGACGTTCTCCAATTTCGTGTTCGACGGCGTTGATTTGCTTGGTGGTGAAAACGTCGAAACCCACGTGGTCAACTGCAAGGAGATACCAGAAGAAGGTGTCGTCAGGAATACACTAGTCTATTACAACTCCTC GTTGGTCATACATGACAAGGCCGAGTATCCGTACGTGGACATTCGGTCGGCCATATACACGAACTCAATGGAGACTGTGAAAGCGGTCACCATGGGCATCGGACAGCCCGTCGTTCTCACCATTTACACAACCA TGAATTACTTCTTGAAGCCCGAGGCGTGCTGGGCTTATGGTGGCCAAGCGGTCAATGAATCTGCACCCAAAAGTAAACTCATAGAGCAAGG ATGTTCCCTGGACACAAATCTGTGCCTCAACTTCGGTTGGCAGTCGCCTAAGAACGGCACCAAAGTTAACATGGTGCTAAAGGGTTTCAAGTTCTACGGATCCGAGTTCATCACTATTGTGTGTTCTATGCGAATGTGCCTGATGGATCATCCAGACAACTGTGTGATT TCTTGCAGTAACAGAAAACCTCGTGCTGAAAACGCAATGTCTGAACTCCAAACAGAACGACTGATGTCTGTTACGACGAGTATCAAAGTGGTTGACAAGTATCAGGAGTGGAATGCGCTAGCTGGGGTCAGCAAAAAAG AGGCAAGATATATGTGGAATTTTCTTACGTGCCTCGGCTTACTGCTCATCGAATGA
- the LOC127860601 gene encoding neurogenic locus notch homolog protein 1-like isoform X36 has translation MRMISIKIIPFLLFLRAVHGGFWGSICMPNPCKNGAWCRNDVWGKICICTPGWQGINCDQDINECLEQTCKNGASCSNSPGAYSCTCKPGWQGQNCDQGDVKVSMQGATLSTNGLIWADWVPNLAIDGRTGQPDECGCCSAMKRPTWLQLSLPQTYFVKWVILYGRTDQVRHQLRNIVMLGGYDEHHMVEQQATSFSDTIRTYEISPPQAMQAIRVIGNGIDYMTICEIEVYRQKDCVNGKYGPNCENRCNCREGPCYTINGTCGSGCQDGWRGAACNETCDNGLYGRDCLTKCGYCLNNAYCNKTSGVCPVGCAAGYTGSLCKDDINKCSALPCKNGAICTNLVNAYLCECTPGWQGMNCDQDINECLTAPCKNGATCSNLQNAYSCTCKPGWQGMNCDQDINECLTAPCKNGAWCSNLQNAYSCTCTPGWQGKNCDQDINECLTAPCKNGAWCSNLPNAYSCTCTPGWQGKNCDQDINECSPLPCKNGAWCSNLQNAYSCTCTPGWQGMNCDQDINECLTAPCKNGATCSNLQNAYSCTCKPGWQGKNCDQDINECSPLPCKNGAWCSNLQNAYSCTCTPGWQGMNCDQDINECLTAPCKNGAMCSNLQNAYSCTCVPGWQGKNCDQDINECSPLPCKNGATCSNLQNAYLCTCKPGWQGKNCDQDIDECAPAPCENGATCTNLQDAYSCMCAPGWQGKHCDQDVNECASAPCKNGATCRDLTNEYTCDCVTGWTGYNCQEDIDECALETCKNEATCANFPGFFECTCTPGWHGTRCDVDIDECATNNQPCKNGATCSNLHNAYSCTCPSGWFGKNCNQSINCVANGTISMQKPNFAASVFAYNSKGKCVAGFSDYDQNVALIAGCEKNLYVYVTFSNFVFDGVDLLGGENVETHVVNCKEIPEEGVVRNTLVYYNSSLVIHDKAEYPYVDIRSAIYTNSMETVKAVTMGIGQPVVLTIYTTMNYFLKPEACWAYGGQAVNESAPKSKLIEQGCSLDTNLCLNFGWQSPKNGTKVNMVLKGFKFYGSEFITIVCSMRMCLMDHPDNCVISCSNRKPRAENAMSELQTERLMSVTTSIKVVDKYQEWNALAGVSKKEARYMWNFLTCLGLLLIE, from the exons ATCATCCCTTTCCTGTTGTTTTTGAGAGCAGTACATGGAGGATTTTGGGGCA GTATATGCATGCCAAATCCATGTAAAAACGGTGCATGGTGTAGGAATGATGTTTGGGGgaaaatatgtatatgtacacCGGGCTGGCAGGGAATAAATTGTGATCAGG ATATCAACGAGTGCTTGGAACAAACTTGTAAGAATGGCGCCAGTTGCAGTAATTCTCCTGGTGCGTATTCGTGCACGTGTAAACCAGGCTGGCAGGGACAAAACTGTGATCAGG GTGATGTCAAAGTTTCAATGCAAGGAGCTACACTTTCGACAAACGGATTAATATGGGCTGATTGGGTTCCCAACCTAGCCATCGATGGAAGAACTGGTCAACCTGACGAATGTGGATGTTGTTCCGCCATGAAAAGGCCGACCTGGCTTCAATTAAGTCTACcacaaacatattttgtgaaGTGGGTTATACTTTATGGGCGTACAGACCAAG TTAGACATCAGCTAAGGAATATTGTAATGCTTGGTGGTTATGACGAGCATCACATGGTCGAACAACAGGCCACTAGTTTTTCTGATACCATACGAACCTATGAGATAAGTCCGCCACAGGCTATGCAAGCAATACGCGTGATTGGCAATGGAATAGACTATATGACAATATGCGAAATAGAAGTTTACCGACAAAAAG ATTGCGTGAATGGAAAATATGGCCCTAATTGTGAAAACAGATGTAATTGTCGGGAAGGACCTTGTTACACGATAAATGGTACCTGTGGGTCAGGATGTCAGGATGGCTGGAGAGGAGCCGCATGCAACGAaa CCTGCGACAACGGATTGTACGGCCGAGACTGTCTGACGAAATGTGGTTATTGTCTGAACAACGCTTACTGTAATAAGACATCCGGTGTATGTCCAGTTGGATGTGCTGCAGGATATACTGGTTCTCTCTGCAAAGACG ATATCAACAAATGCTCGGCACTCCCTTGTAAGAATGGCGCCATTTGCACCAATCTTGTGAACGCGTATTTATGCGAGTGTACACCAGGCTGGCAAGGGATGAACTGTGATCAGG ATATCAATGAATGCCTAACTGCTCCGTGTAAAAATGGAGCCACGTGCAGCAATCTCCAGAACGCGTATTCATGCACGTGTAAACCAGGCTGGCAGGGAATGAACTGTGATCAGG ATATCAATGAATGTCTAACTGCTCCGTGTAAAAATGGAGCCTGGTGCAGCAATCTTCAGAACGCGTATTCATGCACGTGTACTCCAGGCTGGCAGGGAAAGAACTGTGATCAGG ATATCAATGAATGCCTAACTGCTCCGTGTAAAAATGGAGCCTGGTGCAGCAATCTTCCGAACGCGTATTCATGCACGTGTACTCCAGGCTGGCAGGGAAAGAACTGTGATCAGG atatcaacgaatgctCGCCACTCCCCTGTAAGAATGGAGCCTGGTGCAGCAATCTTCAGAACGCGTATTCATGCACGTGTACACCAGGCTGGCAGGGAATGAACTGTGATCAGG ATATCAATGAATGTCTAACTGCTCCGTGTAAAAATGGAGCCACGTGCAGCAATCTTCAGAACGCGTATTCATGCACATGTAAACCAGGCTGGCAGGGAAAGAACTGTGATCAGG atatcaacgaatgctCGCCACTCCCCTGTAAGAATGGAGCCTGGTGCAGCAATCTTCAGAACGCGTATTCATGCACGTGTACACCAGGCTGGCAGGGAATGAACTGTGATCAGG ATATCAATGAATGTCTAACTGCTCCGTGTAAAAATGGAGCCATGTGCAGCAATCTTCAGAACGCGTATTCATGCACATGTGTGCCAGGCTGGCAGGGAAAGAACTGTGATCAGG atatcaacgaatgctCGCCACTCCCCTGTAAGAATGGTGCCACTTGCAGCAATCTTCAGAACGCGTATTTATGCACGTGTAAACCAGGCTGGCAGGGGAAGAACTGTGATCAGG ATATCGATGAATGCGCACCAGCTCCTTGTGAAAACGGCGCCACGTGCACAAATCTGCAGGACGCGTACTCGTGCATGTGCGCACCTGGCTGGCAAGGAAAACATTGTGATCAGG ACGTGAACGAGTGCGCATCGGCCCCATGCAAAAATGGCGCCACGTGCAGGGATCTTACGAACGAGTACACATGTGACTGTGTGACAGGATGGACCGGATATAACTGCCAGGAAG ATATCGACGAGTGTGCATTGGAAACCTGCAAGAATGAGGCCACGTGCGCAAATTTTCCCGGATTTTTTGAATGCACTTGCACACCGGGTTGGCATGGGACACGATGTGATGTCG ATATCGATGAGTGTGCGACAAACAATCAACCATGTAAAAACGGCGCCACATGCAGCAATCTTCATAATGCATACTCATGTACCTGCCCCTCCGGTTGGTTTGGAAAGAACTGTAATCAAA GTATAAACTGTGTCGCAAACGGCACAATAAGCATGCAGAAACCCAACTTTGCGGCAAGTGTGTTCGCCTACAACAGCAAGGGCAAGTGTGTCGCTGGGTTTTCCGACTACGACCAGAATGTCGCATTGATCGCCGGATGTGAAAAG AATCTCTACGTGTATGTGACGTTCTCCAATTTCGTGTTCGACGGCGTTGATTTGCTTGGTGGTGAAAACGTCGAAACCCACGTGGTCAACTGCAAGGAGATACCAGAAGAAGGTGTCGTCAGGAATACACTAGTCTATTACAACTCCTC GTTGGTCATACATGACAAGGCCGAGTATCCGTACGTGGACATTCGGTCGGCCATATACACGAACTCAATGGAGACTGTGAAAGCGGTCACCATGGGCATCGGACAGCCCGTCGTTCTCACCATTTACACAACCA TGAATTACTTCTTGAAGCCCGAGGCGTGCTGGGCTTATGGTGGCCAAGCGGTCAATGAATCTGCACCCAAAAGTAAACTCATAGAGCAAGG ATGTTCCCTGGACACAAATCTGTGCCTCAACTTCGGTTGGCAGTCGCCTAAGAACGGCACCAAAGTTAACATGGTGCTAAAGGGTTTCAAGTTCTACGGATCCGAGTTCATCACTATTGTGTGTTCTATGCGAATGTGCCTGATGGATCATCCAGACAACTGTGTGATT TCTTGCAGTAACAGAAAACCTCGTGCTGAAAACGCAATGTCTGAACTCCAAACAGAACGACTGATGTCTGTTACGACGAGTATCAAAGTGGTTGACAAGTATCAGGAGTGGAATGCGCTAGCTGGGGTCAGCAAAAAAG AGGCAAGATATATGTGGAATTTTCTTACGTGCCTCGGCTTACTGCTCATCGAATGA
- the LOC127860601 gene encoding fibropellin-1-like isoform X30: MRMISIKIIPFLLFLRAVHGGFWGSICMPNPCKNGAWCRNDVWGKICICTPGWQGINCDQDINECLEQTCKNGASCSNSPGAYSCTCKPGWQGQNCDQGDVKVSMQGATLSTNGLIWADWVPNLAIDGRTGQPDECGCCSAMKRPTWLQLSLPQTYFVKWVILYGRTDQVRHQLRNIVMLGGYDEHHMVEQQATSFSDTIRTYEISPPQAMQAIRVIGNGIDYMTICEIEVYRQKDCVNGKYGPNCENRCNCREGPCYTINGTCGSGCQDGWRGAACNETCDNGLYGRDCLTKCGYCLNNAYCNKTSGVCPVGCAAGYTGSLCKDDINKCSALPCKNGAICTNLVNAYLCECTPGWQGMNCDQDINECLTAPCKNGATCSNLQNAYSCTCKPGWQGMNCDQDINECLTAPCKNGAWCSNLQNAYSCTCVPGWQGQNCDQDINECSPLPCKNGAWCSNLQNAYSCTCTPGWQGKNCDQDINECSPLPCKNGAWCSNLQNAYSCTCTPGWQGMNCDQDINECLTAPCKNGAWCSNLQNAYSCTCTPGWQGKNCDQDINECAPLPCKNGATCSNLQNAYSCTCTPGWQGMNCDQDINECSPLPCKNGAWCSNLQNAYSCTCTPGWQGMNCDQDINECLTAPCKNGAMCSNLQNAYSCTCVPGWQGKNCDQDINECSPLPCKNGATCSNLQNAYLCTCKPGWQGKNCDQDIDECAPAPCENGATCTNLQDAYSCMCAPGWQGKHCDQDVNECASAPCKNGATCRDLTNEYTCDCVTGWTGYNCQEDIDECALETCKNEATCANFPGFFECTCTPGWHGTRCDVDIDECATNNQPCKNGATCSNLHNAYSCTCPSGWFGKNCNQSINCVANGTISMQKPNFAASVFAYNSKGKCVAGFSDYDQNVALIAGCEKNLYVYVTFSNFVFDGVDLLGGENVETHVVNCKEIPEEGVVRNTLVYYNSSLVIHDKAEYPYVDIRSAIYTNSMETVKAVTMGIGQPVVLTIYTTMNYFLKPEACWAYGGQAVNESAPKSKLIEQGCSLDTNLCLNFGWQSPKNGTKVNMVLKGFKFYGSEFITIVCSMRMCLMDHPDNCVISCSNRKPRAENAMSELQTERLMSVTTSIKVVDKYQEWNALAGVSKKEARYMWNFLTCLGLLLIE, translated from the exons ATCATCCCTTTCCTGTTGTTTTTGAGAGCAGTACATGGAGGATTTTGGGGCA GTATATGCATGCCAAATCCATGTAAAAACGGTGCATGGTGTAGGAATGATGTTTGGGGgaaaatatgtatatgtacacCGGGCTGGCAGGGAATAAATTGTGATCAGG ATATCAACGAGTGCTTGGAACAAACTTGTAAGAATGGCGCCAGTTGCAGTAATTCTCCTGGTGCGTATTCGTGCACGTGTAAACCAGGCTGGCAGGGACAAAACTGTGATCAGG GTGATGTCAAAGTTTCAATGCAAGGAGCTACACTTTCGACAAACGGATTAATATGGGCTGATTGGGTTCCCAACCTAGCCATCGATGGAAGAACTGGTCAACCTGACGAATGTGGATGTTGTTCCGCCATGAAAAGGCCGACCTGGCTTCAATTAAGTCTACcacaaacatattttgtgaaGTGGGTTATACTTTATGGGCGTACAGACCAAG TTAGACATCAGCTAAGGAATATTGTAATGCTTGGTGGTTATGACGAGCATCACATGGTCGAACAACAGGCCACTAGTTTTTCTGATACCATACGAACCTATGAGATAAGTCCGCCACAGGCTATGCAAGCAATACGCGTGATTGGCAATGGAATAGACTATATGACAATATGCGAAATAGAAGTTTACCGACAAAAAG ATTGCGTGAATGGAAAATATGGCCCTAATTGTGAAAACAGATGTAATTGTCGGGAAGGACCTTGTTACACGATAAATGGTACCTGTGGGTCAGGATGTCAGGATGGCTGGAGAGGAGCCGCATGCAACGAaa CCTGCGACAACGGATTGTACGGCCGAGACTGTCTGACGAAATGTGGTTATTGTCTGAACAACGCTTACTGTAATAAGACATCCGGTGTATGTCCAGTTGGATGTGCTGCAGGATATACTGGTTCTCTCTGCAAAGACG ATATCAACAAATGCTCGGCACTCCCTTGTAAGAATGGCGCCATTTGCACCAATCTTGTGAACGCGTATTTATGCGAGTGTACACCAGGCTGGCAAGGGATGAACTGTGATCAGG ATATCAATGAATGCCTAACTGCTCCGTGTAAAAATGGAGCCACGTGCAGCAATCTCCAGAACGCGTATTCATGCACGTGTAAACCAGGCTGGCAGGGAATGAACTGTGATCAGG ATATCAATGAATGCCTAACTGCTCCGTGTAAAAATGGAGCCTGGTGCAGCAATCTTCAGAACGCGTATTCATGCACGTGTGTGCCAGGCTGGCAGGGACAGAACTGTGATCAGG atatcaacgaatgctCGCCACTCCCTTGTAAGAATGGAGCCTGGTGCAGCAATCTTCAGAACGCGTATTCATGCACGTGTACACCAGGCTGGCAGGGGAAGAACTGTGATCAGG atatcaacgaatgctCGCCACTCCCTTGTAAGAATGGAGCCTGGTGCAGCAATCTTCAGAACGCGTATTCATGCACGTGTACTCCAGGCTGGCAGGGAATGAACTGTGATCAGG ATATCAATGAATGTCTAACTGCTCCGTGTAAAAATGGAGCCTGGTGCAGCAATCTTCAGAACGCGTATTCATGCACGTGTACTCCAGGCTGGCAGGGAAAGAACTGTGATCAGG atatcaacgaatgcgcGCCACTCCCTTGTAAGAATGGCGCCACTTGCAGCAATCTTCAGAACGCGTATTCGTGCACGTGTACACCAG GCTGGCAGGGAATGAACTGTGATCAGG atatcaacgaatgctCGCCACTCCCCTGTAAGAATGGAGCCTGGTGCAGCAATCTTCAGAACGCGTATTCATGCACGTGTACACCAGGCTGGCAGGGAATGAACTGTGATCAGG ATATCAATGAATGTCTAACTGCTCCGTGTAAAAATGGAGCCATGTGCAGCAATCTTCAGAACGCGTATTCATGCACATGTGTGCCAGGCTGGCAGGGAAAGAACTGTGATCAGG atatcaacgaatgctCGCCACTCCCCTGTAAGAATGGTGCCACTTGCAGCAATCTTCAGAACGCGTATTTATGCACGTGTAAACCAGGCTGGCAGGGGAAGAACTGTGATCAGG ATATCGATGAATGCGCACCAGCTCCTTGTGAAAACGGCGCCACGTGCACAAATCTGCAGGACGCGTACTCGTGCATGTGCGCACCTGGCTGGCAAGGAAAACATTGTGATCAGG ACGTGAACGAGTGCGCATCGGCCCCATGCAAAAATGGCGCCACGTGCAGGGATCTTACGAACGAGTACACATGTGACTGTGTGACAGGATGGACCGGATATAACTGCCAGGAAG ATATCGACGAGTGTGCATTGGAAACCTGCAAGAATGAGGCCACGTGCGCAAATTTTCCCGGATTTTTTGAATGCACTTGCACACCGGGTTGGCATGGGACACGATGTGATGTCG ATATCGATGAGTGTGCGACAAACAATCAACCATGTAAAAACGGCGCCACATGCAGCAATCTTCATAATGCATACTCATGTACCTGCCCCTCCGGTTGGTTTGGAAAGAACTGTAATCAAA GTATAAACTGTGTCGCAAACGGCACAATAAGCATGCAGAAACCCAACTTTGCGGCAAGTGTGTTCGCCTACAACAGCAAGGGCAAGTGTGTCGCTGGGTTTTCCGACTACGACCAGAATGTCGCATTGATCGCCGGATGTGAAAAG AATCTCTACGTGTATGTGACGTTCTCCAATTTCGTGTTCGACGGCGTTGATTTGCTTGGTGGTGAAAACGTCGAAACCCACGTGGTCAACTGCAAGGAGATACCAGAAGAAGGTGTCGTCAGGAATACACTAGTCTATTACAACTCCTC GTTGGTCATACATGACAAGGCCGAGTATCCGTACGTGGACATTCGGTCGGCCATATACACGAACTCAATGGAGACTGTGAAAGCGGTCACCATGGGCATCGGACAGCCCGTCGTTCTCACCATTTACACAACCA TGAATTACTTCTTGAAGCCCGAGGCGTGCTGGGCTTATGGTGGCCAAGCGGTCAATGAATCTGCACCCAAAAGTAAACTCATAGAGCAAGG ATGTTCCCTGGACACAAATCTGTGCCTCAACTTCGGTTGGCAGTCGCCTAAGAACGGCACCAAAGTTAACATGGTGCTAAAGGGTTTCAAGTTCTACGGATCCGAGTTCATCACTATTGTGTGTTCTATGCGAATGTGCCTGATGGATCATCCAGACAACTGTGTGATT TCTTGCAGTAACAGAAAACCTCGTGCTGAAAACGCAATGTCTGAACTCCAAACAGAACGACTGATGTCTGTTACGACGAGTATCAAAGTGGTTGACAAGTATCAGGAGTGGAATGCGCTAGCTGGGGTCAGCAAAAAAG AGGCAAGATATATGTGGAATTTTCTTACGTGCCTCGGCTTACTGCTCATCGAATGA